A portion of the Candidatus Nitrosotenuis aquarius genome contains these proteins:
- a CDS encoding methyltransferase domain-containing protein codes for MLKSSLSYLRCVRCHSKLELESYKEKEQIIEGLLSCTKCGLTYPVIHGIAVLWDDFAEYLSNRAKLGGELLLSAKTAQIKSLVKSALSKASKSQDLSIIEKRWAVIYRNNKKSRFYGMIQKILPKANLALEHGCSVGMMTGFLAGKCDVVFGIDKSFYAILEAKKTGRENLDYFVADSMEHPFGKTKFDLVLGLNLFELVEPKKLIKTLASQVPKHGTLVLSDPYDYERGAKSVKEPLYEDTIRKEITKLGFSITSTTKKPSHIQWNLKLHQRANLQYLVDLVVAKRS; via the coding sequence TTGCTCAAGTCCAGCCTGAGTTATCTGAGATGTGTCAGGTGTCACTCCAAGCTGGAGCTAGAGTCATACAAAGAAAAGGAGCAAATCATAGAAGGATTGTTATCATGCACAAAATGTGGTCTGACATATCCTGTCATTCACGGCATAGCGGTGTTGTGGGATGATTTTGCAGAATATCTGTCAAATCGCGCAAAGCTTGGAGGTGAATTGCTCCTCTCGGCAAAAACCGCACAAATCAAGTCTCTTGTAAAATCTGCATTATCCAAGGCTTCAAAATCCCAAGACCTCTCCATAATTGAAAAAAGATGGGCAGTCATATATCGGAATAATAAAAAATCAAGATTTTATGGTATGATTCAAAAAATACTGCCAAAGGCAAATCTTGCACTAGAACATGGCTGCTCTGTTGGTATGATGACTGGATTCCTTGCAGGAAAATGTGATGTGGTGTTTGGAATTGACAAGTCGTTTTATGCAATACTTGAAGCAAAAAAGACAGGCAGGGAAAATCTGGATTACTTTGTGGCTGATTCTATGGAGCACCCATTTGGCAAAACAAAGTTTGATCTGGTGCTTGGATTGAACCTCTTTGAGCTGGTAGAGCCAAAAAAACTAATCAAAACGCTTGCAAGCCAGGTTCCAAAACACGGCACACTGGTACTATCGGACCCATATGACTATGAGCGTGGCGCAAAATCAGTCAAAGAACCCTTGTACGAAGATACCATACGAAAAGAAATTACCAAGCTTGGATTTTCCATAACCAGCACGACAAAAAAGCCAAGCCACATACAGTGGAATCTAAAGTTGCACCAAAGAGCGAATCTGCAATACCTAGTTGATCTGGTGGTAGCCAAAAGATCTTAA
- a CDS encoding metallophosphoesterase family protein yields MIIVQLSDIHVGSQFKEETFEQVIEEVNELKPDAVILTGDLTNEGLTKEYEKCKSLMARLKTKKIIALPGNHDYRNTGYLLFKKHFPFETVNDLGDGVVVITIGTARPDRDEGEVGYRQNLWLERTMKKYENKIKILAMHHHLVGIPDTGSARVEVIDAGDVLRTILATKVNLVLCGHKHRPWIWNFKGLSIVNAGTASSERVRGLFENTYNIITIKNKKIHVDLKIVGGKKIPLESIVEHYTRSGEE; encoded by the coding sequence ATGATAATTGTTCAGCTTTCAGACATTCATGTGGGCTCGCAGTTCAAGGAAGAAACATTTGAGCAGGTAATAGAGGAGGTAAACGAGCTCAAGCCGGACGCAGTAATACTTACGGGCGACCTCACAAATGAAGGCCTCACAAAGGAATACGAAAAGTGCAAATCATTGATGGCAAGACTGAAAACCAAAAAAATCATCGCGCTTCCTGGAAACCACGATTACAGAAACACCGGTTATCTATTGTTCAAAAAGCATTTTCCATTTGAGACTGTAAACGACCTTGGCGACGGAGTAGTAGTAATAACAATAGGGACAGCTCGACCCGACAGGGACGAAGGCGAAGTAGGATACAGACAAAACCTCTGGCTAGAGCGAACCATGAAAAAATATGAAAATAAAATAAAGATTCTGGCAATGCATCATCATTTGGTTGGTATTCCAGATACTGGCTCCGCACGAGTAGAGGTAATTGATGCAGGCGATGTTCTAAGAACTATACTTGCAACAAAGGTCAATCTGGTGTTGTGCGGCCACAAGCACAGGCCGTGGATCTGGAACTTCAAAGGATTATCCATAGTGAATGCAGGCACTGCATCGTCTGAGCGAGTCCGGGGATTGTTCGAGAACACCTACAACATCATTACTATAAAGAACAAGAAAATCCACGTCGACCTCAAAATTGTCGGCGGCAAAAAAATCCCACTGGAAAGCATAGTGGAACACTATACTCGTTCCGGCGAAGAATAA
- a CDS encoding SirB1 family protein, with product MEKFDPFVAEWVAFAQDPKYNLVEKCLKLAQILEYPDLDIESNIQRINEIAKSLKVILSDVKNPTYLISMLNEHLFDTLGFHGDADDYYNPKNNFLNEVLQKKSGIPITLSILYVEIARRIGLDLKICGFPSHVVVKHNEEMILDPFSGGHLLSIDDLEDILFRNFGEEIEFSPEFLDELPEDKILVRIIRNLKNSYAQSYAYEKALRCADMILAVEPESPDEIRDKGIILERLQKYQPALDHLNKYLEIAPEAQDVDFILELIRNTREKSSQ from the coding sequence ATGGAAAAATTCGATCCGTTTGTTGCAGAATGGGTTGCGTTTGCGCAGGACCCAAAATACAACCTAGTCGAAAAATGCCTCAAGCTTGCGCAAATTCTGGAATATCCGGATTTGGACATTGAATCCAACATTCAAAGAATAAACGAAATTGCAAAATCACTCAAAGTGATACTATCTGATGTAAAAAATCCCACGTACCTAATATCGATGCTAAATGAGCACCTCTTTGACACGCTAGGATTCCATGGAGACGCCGACGACTATTACAATCCAAAGAACAATTTCCTCAACGAGGTACTGCAAAAAAAGAGCGGAATTCCAATCACGCTGTCAATTCTTTATGTAGAAATTGCAAGAAGGATAGGCCTTGACTTGAAAATATGCGGATTTCCAAGCCATGTCGTGGTAAAGCATAATGAAGAGATGATCCTAGATCCGTTTAGTGGCGGGCATCTATTATCAATAGACGACCTAGAGGACATTTTGTTTAGAAACTTTGGAGAGGAGATCGAGTTTTCCCCAGAGTTCCTAGACGAATTACCAGAGGATAAAATCCTAGTCAGAATAATCCGCAACCTGAAAAACTCGTACGCCCAGTCCTATGCATATGAGAAAGCACTGCGATGCGCAGATATGATACTAGCTGTAGAGCCAGAATCACCTGATGAAATACGCGACAAGGGAATTATTCTGGAGCGGCTGCAAAAATACCAGCCGGCACTAGACCACCTAAACAAGTATCTGGAAATTGCGCCAGAGGCTCAAGATGTTGATTTTATTTTGGAATTGATCAGAAACACTAGGGAAAAGTCTAGTCAATAA
- a CDS encoding carbonic anhydrase, which yields MEMLRSNKFCTSVSCMDGRIQLPIIHWLQEKYNVGHVDTITEPGIDRLFANFAKMEEIKSKVSISVSKHGSKLILVSGHHDCAGNPVSKQEHIRHIKNTMEIVESWKFPAKIVGAWINEDWEVEVV from the coding sequence ATGGAAATGCTTCGATCTAACAAGTTCTGCACATCCGTTAGTTGTATGGATGGAAGAATTCAACTTCCAATAATACATTGGCTCCAAGAAAAATACAACGTAGGCCACGTCGACACCATAACAGAGCCAGGAATTGACAGATTATTTGCAAATTTTGCCAAAATGGAAGAAATCAAGTCAAAGGTATCAATCTCAGTTAGCAAACACGGCTCAAAACTAATCCTAGTTTCCGGCCATCACGATTGCGCAGGAAACCCGGTTTCAAAGCAAGAGCACATACGACACATCAAGAACACCATGGAGATTGTTGAATCATGGAAATTCCCGGCCAAAATAGTCGGTGCATGGATAAACGAAGACTGGGAAGTAGAAGTAGTCTAG
- a CDS encoding DsbA family protein gives MGKNKKEKPVRKSKTKFIGIGIIATIAAIIGIVAASGGVDLSPTKTLMDTNNGSPVLGSDDAPVTIIEFGDYQCPFCQRWNLQTKPLIEQNYIDSGQVKLIYIDLPIVGIDSPKAHASSYCADEQGLYWQYHDHLYKNQGHENDGWARAEKLKDLASTLPGLDSAKFNECLDSGKYDSRVQQNKNVATKSGARSTPTFIIIGPDGDGTQISGAQPYSVFQSVIEEKLAS, from the coding sequence GTGGGCAAGAACAAAAAGGAAAAACCGGTCCGCAAATCAAAGACAAAATTCATAGGAATCGGGATCATTGCCACAATTGCAGCAATAATTGGTATTGTGGCGGCAAGCGGCGGAGTGGATCTTAGCCCAACTAAAACATTGATGGACACAAACAACGGCTCACCAGTACTTGGCTCTGATGATGCACCTGTCACCATAATAGAATTCGGCGACTATCAGTGCCCGTTTTGCCAGAGATGGAACCTGCAGACAAAGCCGTTAATTGAGCAAAACTATATCGATTCTGGCCAAGTCAAGCTCATCTATATCGACCTACCAATAGTTGGAATTGATTCTCCAAAGGCGCACGCATCAAGCTATTGCGCAGACGAGCAAGGCCTGTACTGGCAGTATCATGATCACTTGTACAAGAACCAGGGGCATGAAAACGACGGATGGGCAAGAGCAGAAAAGCTCAAGGACTTGGCATCAACACTGCCTGGCCTGGACTCGGCAAAATTCAACGAATGCCTTGATTCTGGAAAATATGACAGCAGAGTACAACAAAACAAAAATGTTGCAACAAAAAGCGGCGCACGCTCTACTCCGACATTTATCATAATTGGCCCAGACGGGGATGGCACGCAAATCAGCGGGGCACAACCGTATTCAGTATTCCAGTCGGTAATTGAAGAAAAACTAGCCTCCTAG
- a CDS encoding response regulator, with translation MLTSAVIDDDEDTAKVFAEYLEMLDVKVIAVGHDGQDAVEIHKKYKPDLVFLDLSMPDYDGIYALKEIRKTSPYAKIVIIAADLDSDDHEKLDQLNPTAILLKPFEINKIKSLLGRALETNSVVSNEKQALISFTITQALQKLSPSTVEEVGRRLHAKHGCYFSDCLEHPEYLKDILHEMFGNGSLAIIKTIRESLSEVKDQHPIANFLQVICS, from the coding sequence ATGCTGACTAGTGCGGTCATAGACGATGATGAGGATACCGCAAAGGTGTTTGCAGAATATCTTGAAATGCTGGATGTCAAAGTCATTGCGGTTGGACATGATGGACAAGATGCAGTCGAGATACACAAAAAATACAAACCCGACCTTGTGTTTTTGGACTTGTCAATGCCTGACTATGATGGAATTTATGCCCTAAAAGAAATTCGAAAAACAAGTCCATATGCCAAAATAGTCATCATAGCTGCAGATTTAGATTCTGACGATCATGAAAAACTAGACCAGCTCAACCCTACCGCCATTCTCCTCAAACCATTTGAGATAAATAAAATAAAATCATTATTGGGTAGAGCCCTAGAAACAAACAGTGTGGTAAGTAACGAAAAACAAGCGCTAATCAGCTTTACAATAACACAAGCCCTCCAAAAACTAAGTCCTTCAACAGTAGAAGAGGTCGGAAGGCGTCTGCATGCAAAGCATGGTTGTTATTTTTCTGATTGTCTAGAACACCCAGAATATCTAAAAGATATACTACATGAAATGTTTGGCAATGGTTCTTTAGCAATAATAAAGACGATCAGAGAAAGTCTATCCGAGGTCAAAGACCAGCATCCAATTGCCAATTTTTTACAAGTGATATGCAGCTAG
- a CDS encoding isocitrate/isopropylmalate dehydrogenase family protein has protein sequence MGKKATVIKGDGIGPEVVDSMIKVLQECNSQVELVLADAGSEQWQKNGEKDPTYIPENTMRLLETTNACFKGPTTTIPKPGAPRSVAVTLRQKFELYSNIRPIKTYKRVTPNHDLDFVCFREATEGLYTGIEVQLTEDAAIAIRKITRPGCRRFINSAMSWAKNYNMNKFVAITKRNILKMTDGIFWDEVCKAGAQVPGLEVSEIYIDNMMQQLVVNPSQFNGAVLASTNLFMDIVSELASGIIGSIGLVYSSNMGDNYAMFEAAHGSAPSFKGLNKVNPTAAILSGAWMVEYLGERDIRNAIFAATEQVINEGKSVTFDIGGTATTQQMTDEICRIAKTKLRK, from the coding sequence TTGGGCAAAAAAGCAACCGTGATCAAGGGCGACGGAATAGGACCAGAGGTAGTCGATTCAATGATCAAGGTGTTGCAAGAGTGCAACTCCCAGGTAGAATTGGTACTAGCTGATGCAGGCTCGGAGCAGTGGCAGAAAAACGGCGAAAAAGACCCAACATACATTCCAGAAAACACCATGAGGTTACTGGAAACGACGAATGCGTGCTTCAAGGGCCCAACTACCACAATACCAAAGCCAGGTGCGCCTCGAAGCGTTGCAGTAACACTGCGACAGAAATTTGAGCTATACTCTAACATCAGGCCAATCAAGACATACAAGAGAGTCACTCCAAACCACGACTTGGATTTTGTCTGCTTTAGGGAGGCAACCGAAGGCCTCTATACCGGAATAGAAGTCCAGCTAACAGAGGACGCGGCAATTGCAATTAGAAAAATCACACGTCCTGGCTGTCGCAGATTCATCAATTCTGCAATGAGTTGGGCAAAAAATTACAATATGAACAAGTTTGTTGCAATTACAAAACGCAACATTCTCAAAATGACAGACGGAATTTTCTGGGACGAGGTCTGCAAGGCAGGCGCTCAGGTTCCAGGCCTAGAGGTTTCTGAAATATACATCGACAATATGATGCAGCAACTAGTGGTAAACCCATCACAATTCAACGGCGCAGTTTTAGCAAGCACTAATCTGTTCATGGATATTGTATCGGAATTGGCATCTGGAATCATCGGCTCTATTGGACTGGTGTATTCATCAAATATGGGTGATAATTACGCAATGTTCGAAGCAGCACATGGAAGCGCGCCGTCGTTTAAGGGACTAAACAAGGTAAATCCGACTGCAGCTATACTATCTGGAGCATGGATGGTTGAATATCTTGGCGAGCGAGACATAAGAAATGCAATTTTTGCGGCAACAGAACAGGTAATCAATGAGGGAAAATCAGTCACGTTCGATATCGGCGGAACTGCCACAACACAGCAAATGACTGACGAGATCTGCAGAATTGCAAAGACAAAGCTAAGAAAATAA
- a CDS encoding zinc-binding dehydrogenase, which produces MKALVYEEYAPDDNYAKILKVKEIPDPKPKSNEIVLKLRAAALNYNDIWGMRGVPIAIPLPHISGSDAAGDVVAVGEDVTNFKIGDRVVTHSNLACRTCDLCTSGREFDCTKRQVWGFQTGPLWGAYSELVHLPETNISKIPEGVSYEEAAAASMTILTSWHMLVGRAKITPGQIVLIMGGGSGVGSFGIQIAKLYGCHVIATSSKDKLDKCLKLGADYAVDHRKEDWSKEVYKITKDIAAKEGRRPGVDLTFDHIGETHFNKQLSLLNYGGTLVTCGATTGYDAKIDLRQIFFKGINVLGSTQGTKAEMEAGLYWMSKGKIKAEIDSTYSFENAAEAHTKMLKGNFFGKILMKP; this is translated from the coding sequence GTGAAGGCACTAGTATACGAAGAATATGCTCCTGACGATAATTATGCAAAAATTCTCAAAGTAAAGGAAATCCCTGATCCAAAACCAAAATCAAACGAAATTGTTCTCAAGCTCAGGGCAGCTGCTCTGAACTATAATGATATTTGGGGAATGAGAGGGGTCCCAATTGCAATTCCGTTGCCACACATCTCTGGCTCTGATGCAGCAGGAGATGTTGTCGCAGTAGGCGAGGATGTAACTAATTTCAAAATAGGAGACAGAGTGGTGACACACTCTAATCTTGCCTGCAGGACATGTGATCTGTGTACATCGGGAAGGGAATTTGACTGTACAAAAAGGCAGGTCTGGGGATTTCAGACAGGACCGTTGTGGGGAGCATACAGTGAGCTAGTTCACCTGCCGGAGACAAACATTTCCAAGATCCCAGAGGGGGTAAGCTACGAGGAAGCAGCGGCCGCATCCATGACAATTCTTACCTCATGGCACATGTTGGTGGGAAGGGCAAAGATAACGCCAGGCCAAATAGTACTCATTATGGGCGGCGGCTCTGGAGTTGGCAGCTTTGGCATACAAATTGCCAAGCTGTACGGGTGCCATGTGATAGCCACATCCAGCAAGGACAAGCTAGACAAGTGCCTAAAACTTGGTGCAGACTACGCAGTGGACCACAGAAAGGAAGACTGGTCCAAAGAAGTCTACAAGATAACCAAGGACATTGCCGCAAAAGAGGGCAGAAGACCCGGGGTGGATTTGACATTTGACCATATCGGCGAGACTCACTTTAACAAGCAACTATCACTGCTCAACTATGGCGGCACGCTTGTAACGTGCGGCGCAACAACTGGCTATGACGCAAAAATTGATCTAAGACAAATCTTTTTCAAAGGAATCAATGTTCTTGGCTCGACTCAGGGAACAAAAGCAGAGATGGAGGCGGGACTGTACTGGATGAGCAAGGGCAAAATCAAAGCAGAGATAGATTCAACCTATTCGTTTGAGAATGCAGCCGAAGCTCACACAAAAATGCTCAAGGGCAATTTCTTTGGCAAAATTCTGATGAAGCCGTAA
- a CDS encoding winged helix-turn-helix transcriptional regulator, translating into METRVEAILELVSKNPGISYSEIMRETGFKNGVLSHHLSKIEESGKITIQRSPRVARIYPCGIQDQEAQLIKDLRNPTMKKIIVSLLEKELSFKEITRKAEKSQGTVSVYLKEMTEQGIVTRKLHENELVFCLADSNYIREIIAKHQTSLFERTADNISDIFSSI; encoded by the coding sequence ATGGAAACTCGCGTCGAGGCCATACTGGAACTAGTAAGCAAGAATCCCGGAATCAGCTATTCTGAGATAATGCGCGAGACTGGATTCAAAAACGGCGTTCTGAGCCACCACCTATCCAAAATTGAAGAATCAGGCAAGATAACAATCCAGCGCAGTCCGCGAGTTGCACGGATTTATCCATGTGGAATCCAAGATCAGGAAGCTCAGCTAATCAAGGATCTTCGAAACCCAACCATGAAGAAAATTATAGTGTCACTGTTAGAAAAAGAACTTTCATTCAAAGAGATTACAAGAAAAGCAGAAAAATCTCAAGGAACCGTATCAGTATACCTCAAAGAAATGACAGAGCAGGGCATCGTAACCAGAAAACTGCATGAGAACGAGCTTGTCTTTTGTCTGGCAGACTCTAACTATATCAGAGAGATAATTGCCAAGCACCAGACCTCGCTGTTTGAGAGGACTGCAGACAACATCTCAGACATATTTAGCTCTATCTAG
- a CDS encoding DNA topoisomerase I — protein sequence MKWKTLQHNGIIFPPDYETRGIKVKIKGEPVKLDLLQEEMIYQWAKKKDTPYVQDAVFQKNFVADFAATFGGKYKGLNISDIDFSDAFKIVDREKDSRLLVTKEEKKAIAQKRKELREKMKGIYGKAIMDGKEVEVANYMAEPPGIFIGRGDHPMRGKWKPKITHKDVTLNLGKEAKVPPGNWGKIVHEHDSMWLACWTDVLSEKIKYVWLADTAGLKQERDMAKYDKAAKLGKEIDKVEQKIIAAMKSKDPKEAKIATACYLIYRTSMRVGDEKDPDEADTVGATTLRKEHVKLDDKGIHFDFLGKDSVRWEETIPVQGNDAMLFENIKKLVSNKKPSDEIFDGVTSRHVNEFLSGIVKGLTAKVFRTYLATTEVKRYLSDKLNVKDKTENEKLYIAKMANLQAAIMCNHKRTIPKSFEAGLEKKKEQLKKLKESVPKTPKQKEALKLRQEKLKLSIELQEKTRDYNLGTSLRNYIDPRVFKAWTNEVKADWEKLYTSSLQRKFLWVKSVDAKWKDIAAQ from the coding sequence ATGAAATGGAAAACGCTACAACACAATGGGATCATCTTTCCGCCAGACTATGAGACCCGCGGAATCAAAGTCAAGATCAAAGGCGAGCCAGTCAAGCTAGACTTGCTCCAAGAGGAGATGATCTATCAGTGGGCAAAGAAAAAGGACACTCCATATGTTCAGGATGCCGTTTTTCAGAAGAACTTTGTTGCAGACTTTGCTGCCACCTTTGGTGGAAAGTACAAGGGCCTGAACATTTCAGATATTGATTTTTCAGACGCATTCAAAATTGTAGACCGAGAAAAAGACTCAAGACTATTGGTAACTAAAGAAGAGAAAAAGGCAATTGCTCAAAAACGAAAAGAACTCCGTGAAAAAATGAAGGGAATTTACGGCAAAGCAATCATGGATGGAAAAGAAGTCGAAGTGGCCAACTACATGGCAGAGCCTCCAGGAATCTTCATTGGTCGCGGAGATCACCCGATGCGCGGAAAATGGAAGCCCAAGATCACACACAAGGACGTTACGCTAAACCTAGGAAAAGAAGCAAAGGTCCCGCCAGGAAACTGGGGCAAAATTGTGCACGAGCATGATTCCATGTGGCTTGCATGCTGGACCGATGTATTGTCTGAGAAGATAAAATACGTTTGGCTTGCAGACACTGCAGGCCTCAAGCAAGAGCGCGACATGGCAAAATACGACAAAGCTGCCAAGCTCGGCAAGGAGATAGACAAAGTAGAGCAGAAGATAATTGCCGCCATGAAATCCAAGGATCCCAAAGAGGCCAAGATTGCCACTGCCTGCTATTTGATATACAGAACGTCGATGAGAGTCGGAGACGAAAAAGACCCAGACGAAGCAGATACCGTAGGTGCCACGACACTACGCAAAGAACATGTCAAGCTAGATGACAAGGGAATCCACTTTGACTTTTTGGGCAAAGACAGCGTCCGATGGGAGGAGACCATTCCAGTGCAGGGAAATGACGCCATGTTATTTGAAAACATCAAAAAGCTGGTATCAAACAAAAAGCCAAGCGATGAAATCTTTGACGGTGTAACATCAAGGCACGTAAACGAGTTCCTAAGTGGCATAGTCAAGGGCCTCACTGCCAAGGTTTTCAGAACTTATTTGGCAACAACTGAGGTCAAGCGATATCTGTCTGATAAGCTAAATGTCAAGGACAAGACTGAAAACGAAAAACTCTACATTGCAAAAATGGCAAACTTGCAGGCGGCAATCATGTGTAATCACAAAAGGACGATTCCAAAGAGCTTCGAGGCAGGCCTAGAAAAGAAAAAAGAACAGCTAAAAAAGCTAAAAGAATCTGTTCCTAAAACACCAAAGCAAAAAGAAGCACTCAAGCTCCGACAGGAAAAGCTAAAACTCTCAATTGAACTACAAGAGAAAACTCGCGACTATAACCTTGGAACGTCGCTTAGAAACTATATCGATCCGCGCGTATTCAAGGCCTGGACCAATGAAGTAAAGGCAGACTGGGAAAAGCTCTACACATCATCGCTGCAGAGAAAATTCCTTTGGGTCAAGTCCGTTGACGCCAAATGGAAAGATATTGCAGCTCAGTAA
- a CDS encoding SDR family oxidoreductase, producing MDKVALVTGCSSGIGFETALALAREGYHTYASMRDTKKGAKIQEIVKKENLPITIIPLDVDKPESISSAIKQVMTEKKRIDVLVNNAGYGIFGCLEDLTIDELKAQFETNFFAVARLIQEVAPIMRSQKSGAIVNVSSVAGRIGFPGSPAYISSKFALEGLSECLRYELSPFGVNTIIIEPGVIKTNFFGSMRMPKNAKPDSPYKDITNKVVAGVKMMAEMGTPPKEVAETIVKALKEKNPLPRYPVGNDAIMFLEAKKMKTDIEFENYLKKELF from the coding sequence ATGGACAAAGTTGCCCTAGTCACTGGATGCTCTAGCGGAATTGGCTTTGAGACTGCCTTGGCGCTGGCCAGAGAAGGATATCACACCTACGCGTCAATGCGAGACACAAAAAAGGGCGCAAAAATCCAAGAAATCGTAAAAAAGGAAAACCTTCCAATTACAATAATACCGCTTGATGTAGACAAGCCAGAATCCATCTCATCGGCAATAAAGCAAGTCATGACAGAAAAAAAGCGAATCGATGTTTTGGTAAATAATGCGGGATATGGAATTTTTGGGTGTCTCGAAGATCTCACAATTGATGAGCTAAAGGCGCAGTTTGAAACGAACTTTTTTGCTGTGGCAAGACTAATCCAGGAGGTAGCGCCAATTATGAGATCACAAAAGTCAGGTGCCATAGTAAACGTGAGTTCCGTTGCAGGCAGAATTGGCTTTCCTGGATCCCCAGCTTATATCAGCTCAAAGTTTGCGCTGGAAGGCCTATCAGAATGCCTCAGATACGAATTATCACCGTTTGGAGTAAACACAATAATCATAGAACCTGGCGTGATCAAGACCAATTTCTTTGGCTCAATGAGAATGCCAAAGAACGCCAAACCAGACTCGCCATACAAGGATATTACAAACAAGGTAGTGGCAGGAGTCAAGATGATGGCAGAAATGGGCACCCCTCCAAAAGAAGTGGCAGAGACAATAGTCAAAGCCCTAAAGGAGAAAAATCCGTTGCCGCGCTATCCAGTAGGAAATGATGCGATTATGTTTTTGGAGGCAAAGAAAATGAAGACTGACATTGAGTTTGAGAACTATCTCAAAAAAGAACTCTTTTGA